In one Plasmodium falciparum 3D7 genome assembly, chromosome: 14 genomic region, the following are encoded:
- a CDS encoding 40S ribosomal protein S5, whose product MEDRGGFSRGFGRGVRGTRGRGGRGARGRGRGSAEDDLKNWVPVTKLGRLVKEGKIVSIEEIYLHSLPIKEYQIIDYFFQPNECSHPLKDDVVKIMPVQKQTRAGQRTRFKAFVAIGDGNGHCGLGVKCAKEVATAIRGAIISAKLSLIPVRRGYWGNKIGDPHTVPMKVSGKCGSVRIRLVPAPRGTQIVGAPTTKKMLNFAGIKDCFSSSCGKTKTKGNFLRAIFNALSKTYGYLTPDLWKVTNFDKSPYEEWSDFLETYQNLKGIKGTV is encoded by the exons atagAGGAGGTTTTTCAAGAGGTTTTGGAAGAGGTGTTAGAGGAACTCGTGGAAGAGGCGGCAGAGGAGCACGAGGAag AGGAAGAGGCTCTGCAGAagatgatttaaaaaattggGTTCCTGTAACCAAGTTAGGTAGATTAGTAAAAGAAGGAAAGATAGTTTCTattgaagaaatatatttacattcaTTACCAATAAAGGAATATCAAATAATAGATTATTTCTTTCAACCTAATGAATGTTCTCATCCTTTAAAAGATGATGTTGTAAAAATAATGCCAGTACAAAAACAAACAAGAGCTGGTCAGAGAACCAGATTTAAAGCATTTGTTGCTATTGGTGATGGTAATGGTCATTGTGGTTTAGGTGTAAAATGTGCAAAGGAAGTAGCTACAGCTATTAGAGGTGCTATTATTTCAGCAAAACTTTCCTTAATACCTGTAAGAAGAGGATATTGGGGTAATAAAATTGGAGACCCACATACTGTCCCTATGAAAGTTTCTGGAAAATGTGGTAGTGTTCGTATTCGTTTAGTACCAGCTCCAAGAGGTACTCAAATTGTCGGAGCTCCAACAACCAAAAAAATGTTGAACTTTGCTGGTATAAAGGATTGCTTCTCATCATCTTgtggaaaaacaaaaactaAAGGAAACTTTTTGAGA GCCATTTTCAACGCTTTGAGTAAAACATACGGTTATTTAACACCTGACTTATGGAAAGTTACAAACTTTGATAAGTCACCATATGAAGAATGGTCAGACTTTCTTGAAACTTATCA